DNA sequence from the Lycium barbarum isolate Lr01 chromosome 5, ASM1917538v2, whole genome shotgun sequence genome:
TAAGCACGTGGACATGGTGACACAAGCGTCCTGTTCTAATACAGCTGGCGTGGGCCTAGCGACATATGCAGTAGAGGGGGGGATCTCTGATAAATTCTTTGGGCTCGGTCCAGCCCAAAAGTATATCTCTGTTAAAAGAACAAGAGGGGCAAGAAAAAAAAGGCCTTATTTTATTTACTGAGGCCCAACTCATTAACTGTCAACAAAATATTGTCATGTGCAATACACAGTCAGATCCTATGCTATTGGAGATAGAAGCAAACGTTACAGAGTTTGTCTTCTTCGACAGCAATTTTGGAAAACTATCCTCAACAATTCCAGACAAATTTCAGCCAACAATTATAATGAAAATCACTTGTACAGAAGAATGAGAGGATTTTGAAGATGCAGTGACAAATATAGAGGGAGGATCACAGATTGATGTTAGCACAGACCAATAAAACATGCAATTAGTTTATTATATTGATGGGGTAGCATGAAACATCAAGGATGCGTAACCTCTGAATTCTCGATGTTTAGAGGAGGAAAGTGATGGGGAGATGGATGCATCAATATGGGTTGATCAAATTATAATCAGTTTAAGCAAGAACTTCTGAGGTTAAATTTAAGGGCCACCAAAAGGAAGATTTGGCTGTGTTTAAGAAGATAGATAGAAAGAGACAATCTATGATTAAAGAAGCAGAAACAAAGGTCATGGAAACTCACAAAATCAAAGGTTTACAAGAAATAAAAGGGCTGGCAATAGACATGAAATTTCCAAACACATGGGCTAGAACTAGGGGGAAAATAAATTCTATGAGGTTATGATAAATGTCAAAATAATATCATGGaatgtgaggggattaaattgTAGAGACCAAATAAGGATGATGAATAGTTTAGTTCAAGAATGGAGATCATGAGTCCTTTGTTTGCAAGAAACAAAACTAGAAGGTGACACTGGGGATTTAGTTAAACAGATTTGGGGAGATAGGCGATTAGATGTGGGCAATTAGAGGCAAGTGGCACTAGATGAGGCATATTGATGTTATGGGATAACAAAATTTAGGAAGGGGAAGTACTGGAAATTGGTTCTTACACTTTGACTTGTTGCTTCAAGTGAAAAACCAGTGATTTCAGCTGGCACATGACAGGGGTATATGCACCAAATTGTAAACTAGAAAGACAAGAAGTCTGGTGGGAAATAGGGGATGTTAGAAGCTTATTTATAGGGCTATGGGTGATAAGGGTGATTTCAATATTGTCAGGTATGCTTCGGAGAAGAAGAATTGCTCTAGAACCTCTATTTACAGGAATGAATTCTTTGATCTTATTGAGGATATGGAGCTGATGGATCCTCAACTAGAAGGGGGGAGTTACACTTGGACTAGAGGGAACGACTTGGAAGCTTCTCTATAATGTGAAGCAAGAGATGATTCCTAGAATCTGTTCTGATCACACACTACTTGTTCTTAAAAGTGGCAGTTGGGAACACAAAAAGTCTTATTTCAATTTTGAAGGATGGTGGCTGGAAACTGTAGGCTTCAATGAAAAGCTTAAGGATTGGTGGGCTTCTTTTGAGTTTGTGGGAAGGCTTGATTGCATTTTAGCAACCAAGCTAACAGCTCTGAAGGCCATATTGAAAGACTGGAGCTCAAGTTCATATAGGAACCtagaaaagaataaaaatttgaTATTGAGcaaaattgcagattttgacagCATCCAACAGAGCAGATCATTAATTGAAGAGTGGCAATCAAGAAAGTTAATCTTTTTCATGAATTTTGAAGATTATGCCAAAAAGGAAGAGATAGCATGGAGACAAATATCAAGAACTTTATGGATTAAGAAAGGTGATAAGAACACAAAGTTCTTTCAGAGAATTGCTAATGCTCGCAAGAGGAATAATCACATTGATAAGTTGATGGTGGAAGGAAAAGAAATTGTAGAGTCGAAGGACATCAAAAGGGAGATTAATTCCTTCTATTAGAAGTTGTACTCTGAATCTAAGAATTGGATACCTTATTACAATATGAACCAGTGTCCTACTATCAATATAGAGGAGTAGCCGGAGTTGTAGAAACCTTTCTAGGAGAGGTTTTAGATGGTCTCAAGGCATGTGCAGTGGATAAAGCACCAAGTCCAGATGGATATACTATGGGGTTTTTTTTTTGTCAAGTGTTGGGAGGTTCTGAAGGATGCTGTGATGAAAACTATGCAAAACTTTCACTCTCAGGAAGTCTTTGAGAAGAGCTTCAATGCAACTTATATAGCTCtcattccaaaacaaaaaaaaaagtggagctAAGGAATTGAGAGATTTCAGACCTATCAGTTCAATTGGGAGTATATATAAGTTGATATCCAAGATCCTCATAGAAATACCGAAGAAAGTGATGCACAAACTAGTAGATACACAACAGATGGCTTTCTTAATAGGGAGACAAATCACCGATGT
Encoded proteins:
- the LOC132639639 gene encoding uncharacterized protein LOC132639639 produces the protein MIPRICSDHTLLVLKSGSWEHKKSYFNFEGWWLETVGFNEKLKDWWASFEFVGRLDCILATKLTALKAILKDWSSSSYRNLEKNKNLILSKIADFDSIQQSRSLIEEWQSRKLIFFMNFEDYAKKEEIAWRQISRTLWIKKGDKNTKFFQRIANARKRNNHIDKLMVEGKEIVESKDIKREINSFY